The Bacillota bacterium DNA window AAAAGATTTGCTAAAGCACTTGATACAACAACCGATTATCTCCTTGGGGAAACCGATGATCCCCGACCCCGACCAATAACTAATATTCAACAAGAACCAAAACCTTCCTTAAAAACCAAAAGACTTTATGACTCTATCGCCCGCGCTCAAGACCTCCCGGAAGAAAATATTGATCAAATTACGGAGGCGCTGGAGGCTTTAATTAAACATTATAAAGAGAAACACAAAGATAAGGAACATAGGGAAAAGAAGAGGGACTGATGCTCTTGACACCTCTTCTGCTAAATAAGCTTTCCAGAAAAAGCAGTATCCCGAAATGTCCCCGACACACGAGAACCATACGAAAAGCAAGAGATTTTATAAAAGAAACCGGCGTTTGCT harbors:
- a CDS encoding helix-turn-helix domain-containing protein produces the protein MEIGKRIKALREEKDLTQEELAERIQISRSALANYESGLREPKGDILKRFAKALDTTTDYLLGETDDPRPRPITNIQQEPKPSLKTKRLYDSIARAQDLPEENIDQITEALEALIKHYKEKHKDKEHREKKRD